From the Cupriavidus necator N-1 genome, one window contains:
- a CDS encoding acyl-CoA dehydrogenase family protein, with product MHHDNNPKELAARLIARAEQMIPVLAQRAAQAEAEARIPAETIADMQAAGFFKVLQPRRHGGYELDPQTFFRIQMALAKGCMSTAWVYGVVGVHNWQLALFDERAQQEVWGSNPATLIASTYMPVGKVTPVEGGYRFSGHWKFSSGSELCDWIFLGGLVPPAEPGGAYDYRTFLLPRSDYKIVRNWDVLGLRATGSHDIVVEDVFVPDYRTHRAVDGAMGTSPGLAVNDAPLYRLPFAQIFVRAVCTACIGALEGTLDDFVAYADGRVSSNGGGKTAEDGGAQMACANAQVAIDEMRTILERNFDELLAVAREGGQVQTPRRLHFRYQSAQVAERCAQLANGLLRYAGGNGIYRSNPMVRRFLDLHAARAHYANNLDRFGQNLGGVMMGRANTDFFI from the coding sequence GTGCATCACGACAACAATCCCAAGGAACTGGCGGCACGGCTGATCGCGCGTGCCGAACAGATGATTCCGGTGCTGGCCCAGCGCGCCGCGCAGGCCGAGGCCGAAGCGCGCATTCCCGCCGAGACCATTGCCGACATGCAGGCCGCGGGCTTCTTCAAGGTGCTGCAGCCCCGCCGCCACGGCGGCTACGAGCTCGATCCGCAGACCTTCTTCCGCATCCAGATGGCGCTGGCCAAGGGCTGCATGTCGACCGCCTGGGTCTATGGCGTGGTCGGTGTGCACAACTGGCAGCTGGCGCTGTTCGACGAGCGCGCGCAGCAGGAAGTGTGGGGCAGCAACCCTGCCACGCTGATCGCCTCGACCTATATGCCGGTGGGCAAGGTCACGCCGGTCGAAGGCGGCTATCGCTTCTCCGGCCACTGGAAGTTCTCCAGCGGCAGCGAGCTGTGCGACTGGATCTTCCTGGGCGGGCTGGTGCCGCCGGCCGAGCCGGGCGGCGCCTATGACTACCGCACCTTCCTGCTGCCGCGCTCCGACTACAAGATCGTGCGCAACTGGGATGTGCTGGGCCTGCGTGCGACCGGCAGCCACGATATCGTGGTCGAGGACGTGTTCGTGCCCGATTACCGCACCCACCGCGCCGTCGATGGCGCCATGGGCACCAGCCCGGGGCTGGCGGTCAATGACGCGCCGCTGTACCGGCTGCCGTTCGCGCAGATCTTTGTGCGCGCGGTGTGCACCGCCTGCATCGGGGCGCTGGAAGGCACGCTCGATGACTTTGTCGCCTATGCCGACGGCCGCGTCAGCAGCAACGGTGGCGGCAAGACTGCGGAAGACGGCGGCGCGCAGATGGCTTGCGCCAACGCGCAGGTGGCCATCGACGAGATGCGAACCATCCTTGAACGCAACTTCGACGAGCTGCTGGCCGTTGCGCGTGAAGGCGGCCAGGTGCAGACCCCGCGCCGCCTGCATTTCCGCTACCAGTCCGCGCAAGTGGCCGAGCGCTGCGCGCAACTGGCCAACGGCCTGCTGCGCTATGCCGGCGGCAACGGCATCTACCGCAGCAACCCGATGGTGCGCCGTTTCCTCGACCTGCATGCGGCCCGCGCCCACTACGCCAACAACCTGGACCGCTTCGGCCAGAACCTGGGCGGCGTGATGATGGGCCGCGCCAACACTGACTTCTTCATCTGA
- a CDS encoding FAD-dependent oxidoreductase, with protein MSQSRARMQPSEFDVVVVGSGAGGMLAACRAADRGLSVVVLEKSSQYGGTSAVSGGGIWIPLNHHIAPAGGRDDYATALEYILACAGEHGDPQRVRAYLEQAPRMLQYLEQQAGVRYYTLPRYADYFQKVPGAMPGYRALDPMPFDGAQLREEFSRLRPPSPGTLVGGRVAVTSAEAHALLCRAPGWLGLAARQFSRYWLDLGWRRKTRRDRRLTLGNSLVGGLRRAMMDRAIPLWLDTALQDLIVEDGTVRGVRAVQDGRVVEIRALRGVILAAGGFERNQAMREQYLPQPTQAAWSATPPNNTGDGIRAAQAAGAGVALMSHVWGAPTVHVQGEEKQRALFIERAMPGCLVVNGQGRRFVNEAAPYSEFVPAMYRDHEKTGSSVPAWMVFDATFRHKYPCGPILPGSVMPDRSIPASLSGILVRADSLAQLAQRIGVDAGGLADSVARMNRYAATGVDEEFGKGDNLFDTYYSDPAVQPNPCLAPIGKAPFYAVRLDAGDIGTKGGLVTDASARVLRDDGTAIAGLFAIGNTSASMMGTSYPGAGSTLGPAMTFGFIAADVLSQNARQPAAAPHAQTVQEAL; from the coding sequence ATGAGCCAGAGCAGAGCGCGCATGCAGCCCAGCGAGTTTGACGTGGTGGTGGTCGGCTCGGGCGCCGGCGGCATGCTGGCCGCCTGCCGCGCCGCGGACCGCGGACTGTCGGTGGTGGTGCTGGAAAAGAGCAGCCAGTACGGCGGCACCTCGGCGGTGTCCGGCGGCGGCATCTGGATTCCGCTCAACCACCATATCGCGCCGGCAGGCGGGCGCGACGACTACGCCACGGCGCTGGAATACATCCTGGCGTGCGCCGGCGAGCACGGCGATCCGCAGCGCGTGCGCGCCTATCTTGAGCAGGCGCCCCGCATGCTCCAGTACCTGGAGCAGCAGGCCGGCGTGCGCTACTACACGCTGCCGCGCTACGCGGACTACTTCCAGAAGGTTCCGGGTGCGATGCCGGGTTACCGCGCGCTCGACCCGATGCCGTTCGATGGCGCGCAGCTGCGCGAGGAATTCTCGCGGCTGCGGCCGCCGTCGCCAGGCACGCTGGTGGGCGGGCGCGTGGCCGTGACCTCGGCCGAGGCGCATGCGCTGCTGTGCCGCGCGCCCGGCTGGCTGGGCCTGGCGGCGCGCCAGTTTTCCCGCTACTGGCTCGACCTGGGCTGGCGCCGCAAGACCCGGCGCGACCGCCGGCTCACGCTCGGCAACAGCCTGGTCGGTGGCCTGCGGCGGGCCATGATGGACCGCGCGATCCCGCTGTGGCTCGATACCGCGCTGCAGGACCTGATCGTCGAGGACGGCACCGTCCGCGGCGTGCGCGCGGTGCAGGACGGGCGCGTGGTGGAGATCCGCGCGCTGCGCGGCGTGATCCTGGCCGCCGGCGGCTTCGAGCGCAACCAGGCCATGCGCGAACAGTACCTGCCGCAACCGACCCAGGCCGCCTGGAGCGCGACGCCGCCCAACAACACCGGCGACGGCATCCGCGCCGCCCAGGCCGCCGGCGCCGGCGTGGCGCTGATGTCCCACGTCTGGGGCGCACCCACCGTGCATGTGCAGGGCGAGGAAAAGCAGCGCGCGCTCTTTATCGAGCGCGCCATGCCCGGCTGCCTGGTGGTGAACGGGCAGGGCCGGCGCTTCGTCAACGAGGCCGCGCCGTATTCCGAGTTCGTGCCCGCCATGTACCGCGACCACGAGAAGACCGGCAGCAGCGTGCCGGCGTGGATGGTGTTCGACGCCACCTTCCGCCACAAATACCCGTGCGGGCCGATCCTGCCCGGCTCGGTCATGCCGGACCGCAGCATTCCGGCAAGCCTGTCCGGCATCCTGGTGCGCGCCGACTCGCTGGCACAGCTGGCGCAGCGGATCGGTGTCGATGCCGGCGGCCTGGCCGACAGCGTGGCGCGCATGAACCGCTACGCGGCCACCGGCGTGGACGAGGAGTTCGGCAAGGGCGACAACCTGTTCGATACCTACTACAGCGACCCGGCAGTGCAGCCCAACCCGTGCCTGGCGCCGATCGGCAAGGCGCCGTTCTACGCCGTGCGGCTCGATGCCGGCGACATCGGCACCAAGGGCGGCCTGGTGACGGACGCCAGCGCGCGCGTGCTGCGCGACGACGGCACCGCCATTGCCGGGCTCTTCGCCATCGGCAATACCAGTGCCTCGATGATGGGCACCAGCTATCCCGGCGCGGGCTCCACCCTGGGCCCGGCCATGACCTTCGGCTTTATTGCTGCCGACGTGCTCTCCCAGAACGCGCGCCAGCCTGCCGCCGCGCCCCATGCTCAAACCGTACAGGAGGCCTTATGA
- a CDS encoding flavin reductase family protein: protein MSANLEPSTALRDDMLMAMRRMARSVAVISCRHGERRYSMSVTAVDSLSADPPSLLICINRNSSIYPPLDAGADFCINLLAADHRDIAVDCSGRLKGEERFTSGEWEDDLLGVPCLRDAQANLVCQQDGRFDYGTHAVFIGRLREVKLAGEVSPLVYVDGAYTTSAPLGALCSA from the coding sequence ATGAGCGCCAACCTCGAACCCAGCACCGCGCTGCGCGATGACATGCTGATGGCGATGCGCCGCATGGCGCGCTCGGTGGCGGTGATCAGCTGCCGCCATGGCGAGCGCCGCTATTCGATGTCCGTGACCGCGGTCGATTCGCTGTCCGCGGACCCGCCTTCGCTGCTGATCTGCATCAACCGCAATTCGTCGATCTACCCGCCGCTGGACGCCGGCGCGGACTTCTGCATCAACCTGCTGGCAGCCGACCACCGCGATATCGCGGTGGATTGCAGCGGCCGGCTCAAGGGCGAGGAACGCTTCACCAGTGGCGAGTGGGAGGACGACCTGCTTGGCGTGCCGTGCCTGCGCGACGCGCAGGCGAATCTGGTGTGCCAGCAGGATGGCCGCTTCGACTACGGCACGCACGCAGTCTTCATCGGACGCCTGCGCGAGGTAAAGCTGGCTGGCGAGGTGTCGCCGCTGGTCTATGTCGACGGTGCCTATACCACGTCCGCGCCGCTTGGCGCACTGTGTTCGGCCTAA